In Thermus thermamylovorans, the following are encoded in one genomic region:
- a CDS encoding DUF5615 family PIN-like protein — protein sequence MKLLLDENVERALFLGLKRRHPGLDVVRVVDVGLGGRSDAEVLEWAAREGRVLVSRDHATLSAEAARRIEEGRPMSGLILLRRGVGVGRILEDLELLLTAARPGELENAILYLPF from the coding sequence GTGAAGCTCCTTTTGGACGAGAACGTGGAAAGGGCCCTCTTCCTGGGCCTGAAGCGGCGCCACCCCGGGCTAGACGTGGTTCGGGTAGTGGACGTGGGCCTTGGGGGGAGATCAGACGCTGAGGTCCTGGAGTGGGCCGCCCGGGAAGGACGGGTGCTGGTGTCCAGGGACCACGCCACCCTGAGCGCCGAGGCCGCGCGGCGCATAGAGGAGGGCAGGCCCATGTCTGGGCTCATCCTCTTGCGCCGGGGGGTCGGCGTGGGCCGGATCTTGGAGGATCTGGAGCTCCTTCTGACTGCCGCGCGACCTGGGGAGCTGGAGAACGCCATCCTGTATCTGCCCTTCTAG
- a CDS encoding DUF4143 domain-containing protein has protein sequence MGPSVTSQELKGLRLLVDLYLLRRLPPLEANVGKRLVKSSKLYLRDSGLVHALLGLRTLEDLLAHPVVGRSYEGFVVENLLQVLPEGGEAYFYRTRAEAEVDLVLLLPGGRLWAVEVKRSLDPRPSRGFHEALKDLKPQEAFVIYPGGETFPVGGGSLRRSPWGDDGAALEEVSARPRVSRPGSIRPHCPCW, from the coding sequence TTGGGCCCCTCGGTCACAAGCCAGGAGCTTAAAGGTCTCCGGCTTCTGGTGGACCTCTACCTGCTGAGGCGCCTGCCTCCCCTTGAGGCCAACGTGGGGAAGCGCCTGGTGAAAAGCTCCAAGCTCTACCTGCGGGACAGCGGTCTGGTCCACGCCCTCCTGGGGCTCCGCACTTTGGAGGACCTCCTTGCCCACCCCGTGGTGGGGAGGAGCTATGAGGGCTTCGTGGTGGAGAACCTCCTCCAGGTGCTTCCCGAGGGGGGCGAGGCCTACTTCTACCGCACCCGGGCCGAGGCGGAGGTGGACCTGGTCCTCCTCCTGCCCGGGGGGAGGCTCTGGGCCGTGGAGGTCAAGCGGAGCCTTGATCCCCGGCCTTCCCGGGGGTTCCACGAGGCGCTGAAGGACCTCAAGCCCCAGGAGGCCTTCGTGATTTACCCGGGAGGGGAGACCTTCCCCGTTGGGGGAGGGAGTCTTCGCCGCTCCCCTTGGGGCGATGATGGAGCGGCTCTGGAGGAGGTAAGCGCCCGCCCTCGGGTTTCGCGGCCCGGGTCTATCCGGCCACACTGCCCTTGCTGGTGA